A DNA window from Mya arenaria isolate MELC-2E11 chromosome 17, ASM2691426v1 contains the following coding sequences:
- the LOC128223318 gene encoding uncharacterized protein LOC128223318, which produces MQILLITSLLVGTTLAVGKVGSGGGFGGAGGFGGGISGGGASGGGSGGSGSGHVVIVAGGGGGGGYRYGGGLGAGVPGGWRTGGGGGVSGSWRTGGGSWGGNGGSGGPTSWGGVTGTGGWGVTGGSGSLGPIGGIAGPGSTSGPTSGWTGGWGSSSVTGGWGGRGSWSGPVGRPGGVTGGWGRPTSGWRNTWGGRGPTPAGSGGLFVGAGAGPSYGYGFGGVFGPSGGSPVGGPSGTFPGGPVSGGPSGPVFIPGGPGGPVIMPSGPSGSTSVGPVYGGPGGPVSGFPGFGGPGTGGVSGSFRSTFGGGPVIMPGGPSGFTSGGPVNGSPGGPMSGFPGFGGPGTGSVSGSFRSTFGGGPVIMPGGPSGFTSGGPVNGGPGGPVFGLPGFGGPGTGSVGGSFRSTFGGGPVIMPGGPSGFTSGGPVYGAPGGPVSGFPGFGGPGTGGVSASFGGGFRSGSVIMPGGPSPMTSGGPVNGGPGGPVSGLGGPGTGGVSGSFGGTVGGGFSGSVGGVPIGKRY; this is translated from the exons GTCTGCTGGTCGGCACCACTCTGGCCGTCGGCAAAG TTGGTAGTGGCGGCGGTTTCGGAGGTGCAGGTGGCTTCGGTGGTGGCATTTCCGGTGGTGGAGCCAGTGGAGGGGGCAGCGGTGGATCTGGAAGTGGTCATGTTGTGATTGTTGCAGGCGGTGGCGGCGGAGGAGGATATCGTTACGGAG GAGGACTCGGCGCTGGCGTCCCTGGTGGTTGGAGAACAGGAGGAGGCGGAGGCGTATCCGGAAGTTGGAGAACTGGTGGGGGCTCCTGGGGAGGAAACGGGGGCTCGGGTGGACCGACGTCATGGGGTGGAGTGACCGGAACCGGAGGGTGGGGTGTCACCGGTGGAAGTGGAAGTCTTGGTCCCATTGGCGGTATTGCCGGACCCGGAAGTACCAGTGGTCCTACAAGTGGGTGGACTGGCGGTTGGGGATCTAGTTCCGTCACCGGTGGATGGGGCGGACGTGGCAGCTGGAGCGGTCCAGTCGGACGCCCAGGTGGCGTCACCGGAGGATGGGGCAGACCAACTAGTGGCTGGAGGAACACATGGGGCGGACGTGGACCAACACCAGCTGGTAGCGGTGGATTGTTTGTCGGCGCCGGTGCTGGGCCGAGCTATGGATATGGGTTCGGTGGTGTTTTCGGACCAAGCG GCGGAAGTCCTGTAGGGGGTCCCAGTGGCACCTTCCCAGGCGGCCCAGTTTCCGGTGGACCCAGCGGTCCTGTTTTCATTCCAGGCGGACCTGGTGGTCCCGTTATCATGCCAAGTGGACCTAGCGGCTCGACATCCGTTGGCCCCGTTTACGGTGGCCCAGGCGGACCCGTGTCTGGATTTCCAGGATTTGGAGGACCTGGTACCGGCGGAGTAAGCGGCAGCTTTAGAAGCACCTTTGGAGGCGGTCCCGTTATCATGCCAGGCGGACCAAGTGGATTCACATCCGGTGGCCCCGTTAACGGTAGCCCAGGAGGACCCATGTCTGGATTTCCAGGATTTGGAGGACCTGGTACCGGCAGTGTAAGCGGCAGCTTTAGAAGCACCTTTGGAGGCGGTCCCGTTATAATGCCAGGCGGACCAAGTGGATTTACATCCGGTGGCCCCGTTAACGGTGGTCCAGGAGGACCCGTGTTTGGACTTCCAGGATTTGGAGGACCTGGTACCGGCAGTGTAGGCGGCAGCTTTAGAAGCACCTTTGGAGGCGGTCCCGTTATCATGCCAGGCGGACCAAGTGGATTTACATCCGGTGGCCCCGTTTACGGTGCCCCAGGCGGACCCGTGTCTGGATTTCCAGGGTTTGGAGGACCTGGTACCGGCGGAGTAAGTGCCAGCTTTGGTGGCGGATTCAGAAGCGGTTCCGTTATTATGCCAGGCGGTCCTAGCCCAATGACATCCGGTGGCCCTGTTAATGGTGGACCAGGAGGACCCGTGTCTGGACTTGGCGGACCTGGTACCGGCGGAGTAAGCGGTAGCTTCGGAGGCACTGTCGGAGGCGGTTTTAGCGGAAGCGTCGGCGGTGTCCCAATCGGCAAAA GATACTAA
- the LOC128224639 gene encoding uncharacterized protein LOC128224639, whose amino-acid sequence MQILLITSLLVGTTLAAGKGTYGGGFGGAGGGTFSAAASGGGGGGAFTGNGAFGGGGAGSGGGHVMVVTGGGGGSGYPYGGGFGAGGSAGPGGPRGWRIGGAGRVSGSFGPGRQIAFGRRGGFGGRGIVGTGLGPSNGFGFGGSFGGGAFVSGGPTAGGPTFGPVFGGPNGARPSTGFGVSGSFGGGPFVSGVPTVGGQTFGRVFGVPVAGGPISGGAIFGPFGSFPGGLVSGGPTGAGPSNGFRFGGSLRGGAFVSGGPTAGGPTFGPVFGGPVSGGPISGGAVSGPSGPFPAVPVSGGPVAGPSGFFTGRTSGSVVMTSGQSGPATGIPVSGSGLPVFGGSGAGVVSGGFGGSFGGGFGGNVGGVSIGKTY is encoded by the exons ATGCAGATACTCTTAATCACTAGTTTGCTGGTCGGCACTACTCTGGCCGCCGGCAAAG GTACTTATGGTGGAGGTTTCGGTGGTGCAGGTGGCGGCACATTTTCCGCCGCAGCTTcaggaggtggtggtggtggtgcatTTACCGGTAACGGTGCCTTTGGAGGTGGCGGTGCGGGATCCGGAGGTGGCCATGTAATGGTTGTTACTGGTGGCGGCGGTGGTTCTGGGTATCCTTACGGAG GGGGCTTCGGTGCTGGCGGTTCCGCTGGCCCTGGCGGCCCTCGCGGCTGGAGAATAGGCGGAGCCGGACGCGTTTCCGGTAGCTTCGGACCTGGCAGGCAGATTGCCTTTGGTCGACGCGGAGGCTTTGGGGGAAGAGGAATTGTCGGCACCGGTTTAGGACCAAGCAATGGATTTGGATTCGGTGGATCTTTTGG AGGCGGTGCATTTGTAAGCGGTGGACCCACTGCTGGTGGACCAACATTCGGTCCAGTGTTTGGTGGCCCAAACGGTGCTAGACCAAGCACTGGATTTGGCGTTAGTGGATCTTTCGGAG GCGGGCCATTTGTAAGTGGTGTACCCACTGTTGGTGGACAGACATTCGGTCGCGTGTTCGGAGTTCCTGTAGCCGGTGGCCCAATTTCCGGAGGTGCTATATTTGGCCCCTTTGGCTCCTTCCCGGGCGGCCTTGTTTCTGGTGGCCCCACCGGTGCTGGACCTAGCAATGGATTTAGATTTGGTGGATCTTTAAG AGGCGGGGCATTTGTAAGCGGTGGACCCACTGCTGGTGGACCGACATTCGGTCCAGTGTTTGGAGGTCCTGTTTCCGGTGGCCCCATATCAGGAGGTGCTGTATCTGGCCCCAGTGGCCCCTTCCCGGCTGTCCCTGTCTCTGGTGGTCCCGTAGCTGGTCCGAGTGGCTTCTTTACAGGCAGAACTAGTGGTTCTGTCGTTATGACAAGCGGACAAAGCGGCCCGGCAACTGGTATCCCCGTTTCCGGGTCTGGACTTCCAGTGTTCGGAGGATCTGGTGCCGGCGTTGTAAGTGGCGGATTCGGAGGTTCATTTGGAGGCGGTTTTGGAGGCAACGTCGGTGGTGTCTCCATTGGAAAAA cCTACTAG
- the LOC128224637 gene encoding uncharacterized protein LOC128224637, with translation MQILLITSLLVGTTLAVGKVGNGGGFGGAGGFGGGIDGGGISGGGGGGSGSGQVVIVAGGGGGGGYRYGGGLGAGGLGSSSVTGGWGAPGTWGRRPGSFTGGWGGLTGGSWRTTGGGRGPTPGGTGGVFVGAGAGPSYGYGFGGVFGRSSGSPVGGPISTFQGGQVSGGPSGPVSGFPGFGGPGTGGVSGSFRSTFGGGPAIMPGGPTGFTSGGPVNGGPGGPVSGFPGFGGPGTGGVSGSFRSTFGGGPVIMPGGPTGLTSGGPVYGGPGGPVSGFPGFGGPGISGVSGSVGGSFRSGPVIMPGGPSGFTSGGPVNGAPGGPVSGFPGFGGPGTGGVSGSFRSTFGGGPVILPGGPGGFTSGVPVNGGPGGPVSGFPGFGGPGTGGVSGSVSGSFRSGPVIMPGGTSGFTSGGPVNGAPGGPVSGFPGLGGPGTGGVSGSITGSFGGGISGNVGGVPIGKRY, from the exons ATGCAGATACTCTTAATTACTAGTCTGCTGGTCGGCACCACTCTGGCCGTCGGCAAAG TTGGTAATGGTGGCGGTTTCGGTGGTGCGGGTGGCTTTGGTGGAGGCATTGACGGTGGTGGAATCAGCGGAGGGGGCGGCGGTGGATCCGGAAGTGGCCAGGTTGTGATTGTTGCTGGCGGCGGCGGAGGAGGAGGATATCGTTACGGAG GAGGACTCGGCGCTGGCGGTTTGGGATCCAGTTCCGTCACCGGCGGATGGGGCGCGCCTGGAACCTGGGGAAGACGACCTGGAAGCTTCACTGGAGGATGGGGCGGACTCACTGGTGGCAGCTGGAGAACAACCGGGGGCGGACGTGGACCAACACCAGGTGGAACCGGAGGAGTGTTCGTCGGTGCTGGTGCTGGTCCAAGCTATGGATATGGGTTCGGTGGTGTTTTCGGACGAAGCA GCGGAAGTCCTGTAGGTGGTCCCATAAGCACCTTCCAAGGCGGCCAAGTTTCCGGTGGACCTAGTGGACCCGTGTCTGGATTTCCAGGATTTGGAGGACCTGGTACCGGCGGTGTAAGCGGCAGCTTTAGAAGCACCTTTGGAGGCGGTCCCGCTATCATGCCAGGCGGACCAACTGGATTCACATCCGGTGGCCCCGTTAACGGTGGTCCAGGCGGACCCGTGTCTGGATTTCCAGGATTTGGAGGACCTGGTACCGGCGGTGTAAGCGGCAGCTTTAGAAGTACCTTTGGAGGCGGTCCCGTTATCATGCCAGGCGGACCAACTGGACTCACATCCGGTGGCCCCGTTTACGGTGGCCCAGGCGGACCCGTGTCTGGATTTCCGGGATTCGGAGGACCTGGTATCAGCGGTGTAAGCGGCAGCGTCGGTGGCTCATTCAGAAGTGGTCCCGTTATCATGCCAGGCGGACCAAGTGGATTCACATCCGGTGGCCCCGTTAACGGTGCCCCAGGCGGACCCGTGTCTGGATTTCCAGGATTTGGAGGACCTGGTACCGGCGGAGTAAGCGGCAGCTTTAGAAGCACCTTTGGAGGCGGTCCCGTTATCCTGCCAGGCGGACCAGGTGGATTCACATCCGGTGTCCCCGTTAACGGTGGCCCAGGCGGACCCGTGTCTGGATTTCCGGGATTCGGAGGACCTGGTACCGGCGGTGTAAGCGGCAGCGTCAGTGGCTCGTTCAGAAGCGGTCCCGTTATCATGCCAGGCGGAACAAGTGGATTCACATCCGGTGGCCCCGTTAACGGTGCCCCAGGCGGACCCGTGTCTGGATTTCCAGGGTTGGGAGGACCTGGTACCGGCGGTGTAAGTGGAAGCATCACAGGCTCATTCGGAGGAGGTATCAGCGGAAACGTTGGCGGTGTCCCAATCGGAAAAa gaTACTAA